Sequence from the Methanosarcina siciliae T4/M genome:
AAAAGTATTTTCAGATGCCCTATACATATATTCATAACCAATATTATATAAAATTATGCATATTTTGGTTTTTTCCTTAAGCTCTCTATAATTACGATGAATGCACCCCAGGAAATCTTCCAGTCAGGTTTCAACTCTTTTTGGAGGTTAGGTTCTCAGATTCAGCTTGTCCTTTCCTTTATAGGCCTACCGGAGTATTTTCTGTAGGTCCATTCGGCAGCAAAGCAACAAAAAACCGTAAACCCAAGTAGCCCGAGAGTTGTTTTCGAGTGCATGAACTCGTAGTACAAAAGCACGCCAAAGAACGTCAGGCTGCTTAAAAGTGAAGCCCATATAATATAGGATTTTGCTCCGGTTTCTTTTAACAGGCGGAGGTGGGAAACATTAACTGCCACATAAACAATAAGAAGGGAAGTACTGGCAAGCATACCTATCCCTTCAAGCTGGAGAAAGTTTGCGCAGAGGATAACCAGGCCTGAGGTGATAAAGAGCCCTTCGGGGCTTCGGTGCCAGACTTTCCTCTCAAAAATTTCTGGCAATTCTCCGTCTTTTGCCAGAAGGTAACTTACATTTGCACCCCCGTAAAGGGAGGCATTGATTGCGGAAGAGGTCGAAAAAAGGGCAGCAAAAGCCATTATTTTAAAACCGAGATCCCCGAGAAAAGGCTTTGCAGCAGCTGCAAGGGCATAGTCCTGTGCATTTTGGACCTCAGGGATGGAAAGGTTTCCTATCACAGCAAGGCTGACGGATACGTAGATTATGATGACGAGCACGACACTCAGATAAAGGGCTCTCGGAAGGTTTTTTTCCGGGTTTTTCATGTCTTCTGCAGCATTTGTTATCAGCCCGAAGCCCTGGTATGCGAGAAAAACCATTCCAGCCCCGAAAAAGAGATTTTTGGGAGTCGGCCAGGCTGAAGTTGAAAGGTTTCCTGGAGTAATATAAAAAATCCCTGCAGCAGCAAAAAGCAAGAGAATCCCAACTTTTATGGAAACAATAAAGAGCTCCGATCTCCCCACGGTTTTTGCCCCTCTGAAATTGATGGCTGTAAAGGCAAGGATGATAGCCGTGGCAAAGAAACTGGTCCATACAGAAGCCGAGCCTGCCGGGAGGAAGGTTACTGCATAGTACGAAAAACCTTTTGCATAGAGGGCGAGTCCGAAAACATAACCCACCCAGAGCAGGATGTTCAGTCCGCCACTTAAAATTCCGTCTCCGAACCCTTTAAGCATGAACTCTACAGGGCCGCCTGCCGAAGGGTACCTGACCCCCATCTTTGCATAGGAATAGGTATTTAAAAGTGCGATCAGCCCTGCAATAATAAAAGAAACGTAGACCGCGTTTCCGGAAATCTGGACAGCCGTTCCGAAAATTGAAAAGATCCCGGCTCCGACCATTGCCCCAACTCCTATAGAAGCTGCAGCCCATAAACCCATCGCTTTTGTCTCTGCCATCGAAAATCACAATTTTTATTTTTCCTGTCTCTTCTATTTTTCTCTTCTCTTAATAATTAACCCTTTGAAAGCAGGCAACAAATTCAGTTTCACAATCTCTCTTTAACCGTGATTTTAGCTTTATTTCCGTTGTTTAACTCTGTTACTGATTTTTCAATTATTTGTTCTGATCAATGTTTCACATTTTGTTAAGAACCTATCCCGGTAATTTATATTATTTCATTTATACGGAGGGAAAATATGGGACTTTTTAGTGAATTCAAGGAATTCCTTTACGAATACAAGGTGATTCCCCTGGCAATTGCCTTTATCATGGGTATTGCATCCACAGCTCTAATAAAGTCATTTGTGGACAACATCATCATGCCGATTATCACACCTTTTGTTCCCGGAGGGGGCTGGGAGACGGCAACAGTTGAACTGGGGGCGATAGTAATAAGCTGGGGAGCTTTTCTAGGGGAGCTGGTAAACTTCATTATAATTGCATTTGCAGTTTTTATCATTGCAAAAAAAGTGCTGCAGGAAGAAAAGGTTGAAAAGAAATGATTCCAGAAAAGTATTAGGTAAATTAAGACCAGTACCTGGGCAAGTTTTCCGGGATATTTCCTGCCAGTATTCCTTTTTTTGCAAGGGGGAGGGATAGCTGTTTCGGGATTTCCGATTGCGGTCCTCTCAACTTCGGGGGCGGTCAGATCTTCTATTCCGCTTATGTTGAGGGTACTGCTTGGTGGGACTATGAGCACAGGGGAGTTCTGGGCAAAGTCTTCTCTTGAGTTGTTTTCAATTAACTCCTCTCCGGCAAGTATATCAATGTAACTCTGCGAAGCTGAAGCAAAAACATCGACCGGAGCACTTCCCTCTATTTACGTACGCAGGCTTCCGGACCCTGCAAAGTTGAAATCAACGTCTACATCAGGGTTTTAGGCTTCAAAATGGGATTTCATTTCTGTATTTTAATAATAGATGAAGGTTCCCGGCGTTTTTCGGAGAAGGCCTTATAGCTCTGAACAATCTTTAACTTCAGCGGTAGTCCGTGATTCCGAGTAAACCTTGGTGAATTCCGCACCAATTGTAATCATGATCGAGATGTAATAGATCAGAAGAAATACCCCAACGACTGATCCGATCGCTCCATAAACGCTAACAGGGTTGCTGTATGAGAAATAAAACCCAATAGCATATTTGCCTATGTTTATGAGAATTACTGTTACCAGCGACCCTACAAAAACGGGTTTTAGATCCATTTTTGTATCGGGCAAAACCCTGTAGACAAGCATGAAAAACAGGACAAGGATCAGAAAGCTGGCTATGGAACCGGCGTATCGGGCAAGAATCGGAGGAAAGGGGCAACACTCCTGAAACACTTTTGAAACTGCATAAAGTACCCCTTCGACAATTATGCTGAGCGCAAGAAGCCCTCCAAAAACAATGACCACGAAAAAAGAGACGATTGAACCTTTAATGAAGTCTTTAACCGTACTTGACCCGGCAGGTTCAATATCCCAGGCTACCTCAAGGAATTTCTTCATTTGCCTGAAAACATTACTTGCACTCCAGAGAAGGATCACAAACCCGATCAATGCACCTATTGAAAGGGAATTTACTTCCGGAATGTATTCAAAGAGAGAACTAATCATATCAATTACACTCTGATCAACGAACCCTTGCAGATTGCTGATTATGACGTCCTGAATCTGCTTAGACCTTAAAAAAAGACTCCCTACGGATACCGAAAACAACAAAAGGGAAGGCAGGCTTAACACAAAATAATATGCAAGAGCAGCACTGTAAGTCTTTGCATTGTCTTGTATCCATTCCTTTATCGTTCCGGTGATCAGCTTTCCTATATACCCCAGACTCATATTTTCCCATAATTCATAATATATGACTTTTTATTAAATATCTCTTATCAAAATTTTGCAAAATCTTTCTTCTACAAATATTCTACAAATAAACAGAAGCAAGTAAAAGGAAAGAAAACCAGGATTCAAATGAGAAAAATTAGGACTCACCTGGTAAGCTTCAGATTCAAATAGAAAAACCCCGGGCCAAAATGAAAAAACTCAGGAGTTCACGAATCTTACATCGTAACATATCAAAACATAAGTTCGTTTATATAAAATATTACACTAAAATATTACAGACTAAAACATATTTTTCAGAAAAATCAGAGATATCAATTTGAGCCTTATGTTTTTGGGGGAATTAATATAATGGCAAATCTTAGAAGAGTAAGAAAAGTAATGAGGAGCATGCCCACCATTGAGGGAGCAGGAGTACACTTAAAAAGGGTGTTTGGTTTTCGGCATGTACCCGAGCTTGACCCTTTTTTGTTGCTTGATGACTTTCATTCTGAAAAACCGGGGGATTACGTCATGGGATTTCCCTGGCATCCGCACAGGGGAATAGAGACTATCACTTATGTCCTTCAGGGGAAGGTCCGGCATGAGGACAGCCTGGGAAATAAAGGTGTGATCCGGCCTGGAGAACTGCAATGGATGACTGCCGGAAGCGGGATTATCCATCAGGAAATGCCAGAGGGAGATAAAAACGGGATTCTCTGGGGGTTTCAGCTCTGGGCAAACCTCCCGGCCTCGCACAAAATGATGAATCCGCGCTATCAGGAGATCAAAAGTAACATAGTGCCTGAACTTTTTATGGAAAAGGGACTGAAGATAAGAATTATTTGCGGGGAAGTTAACGGGATTGAAGGACCTGTTCGTGAAATAATAACCAGACCTGAATACCTGGATGTTACAGTCCCGCCGGCGGAGAAGTTTTTCCATCGTACAGTTCCCGGATATGCTGTCTTTGCGTACGTGGTAGAGGGCAGCGGAAATTTCGACCGGGAAAAAGACACTTGCACCTTTGAAGTTGAAGGAGAAAGATATCTTGACCCGGCAGTGGACTGTATGATAGAAAAAGAGAACCTGGTTTTTTACGGGGACGGAGATTCGATAGAGGTGACTGCAGGCGAGCGAGGGGTAAGATTCCTGCTTGTAGCGGGAAAGCCCATTGGGGAGCCGGTTGCCTGGTATGGGCCTATTGTTATGAACACGCAGGCAGAATTGAAAACGGCTTTTGAAGAATACAGAAAAGGTACATTTATCAAACATCCATGAAACAGCAGATTCCAGGCATGGTAGGTTCCGGTCAGTTGCCCGGGGGACACTTAAATATTTTACATTCTATTTTTACTTTACATTCTATTTTTACCTTAATATTTTTTTTGTAAGTTACTTCTTGTATTTATACTGAGTTAGAGCCGAGAAAAAACTGTTTTGAGCAGGAGTTATGATGAGTTTTGTTATCCTGATGAGTTTTGTTATCCTGATGAGTTTTGTTATCCTGATGAGTTTTGTTATCCTGATGAGTTTTGTTATCCTGATGAGTTTTGTTATTCTGATGAGTTTTGCTATCCGGAAGATATTAGTTAGATATAAAGCACATTTTGTTAGATTTATAGATCATTATGTTTATTATATCTAACTTAAACCTTCACTCCAGGCAAAAACTGGAAATAGAAGATTGTGTTATTAATATCTAACATAATGTTAGAAATCCCAAATAATATGTTATAAATAATGAACAAGTTAAAAAGCCGATTTAAGTAATCTATAAAAAAATATTGAAAAATATATTGAAAAAAAAGAGGGTAAAAATGTGGAAAAAATATACAGGTACAAACTGGTTCTTGGAATAATCATTATGCTTGCCGGAATACTTTCTGCGTCTTTTCTTGAAGTTGATGCATCAATTTCAATCATTCTGATTAGTATGGGACTGGTTATCTTTATTGTGACAGCCTTCAGGCTCTTCAGGCGTGGGGATCTTCCTGACAGGGACGAAAGGACAAAGAAACTCGCAGCATACGGAATTACATATTCCTGGCTCCTGACGCTTGTTCTGATCATGGTGCTCTACTGGATTGAATTCTTCAAACTTGCCGAACTTACGGCTGAATTAATTCTGGGGATACTTCTTTTCTTTATGGTAATCTCGGCAAATGTTTTCAGGTGGTATTTCATGCAGAAGGGTGATATTGAGTAAGGACACCGGAGGATGTAGCGTGAAAACAAGGATCAAAGAGTTTCGGGCAAGGCATAACCTGACCCAGGAAGCTCTTGCAAAAATGGTAGGAGTCAGACGAGAAACTGTTGTTTTCCTTGAAAAGGGAAAATACAACCCTTCACTCAAGCTTGCTTACAGCATAGCCAGAGCTCTGGACACCACGCTTGACGAATTGTTTATTTTTGAGGACTCGGACTTCGAATGAGGGACAAAGTTCCTCAATAAACCGCATCAGAAATTATTATATTTATATTTTCTGTGCAAAGTCTCAAACAATCATAGAGCAGGGAAGAGAAGTGGACTCAAGAAGAGCAGAAAACAATCAGTTTGAGGATCGGGCTGGGAAAACTCATAAAAGATTGATAGAAAATAGTCTACTGATTTTGAAGTTATTTAGGGAAATTCTTTTGAATTAGGAAGCAGAATAACCTGAGACTGCCACGATATTTCGAAATTTTGTATTATGAGCAAAACTGAATTCCCAAAAAACAAAAAGGAAATTGAACAAACCTTTTAAATCTTGTATTATACTTACTAAGTAAGTCCTTCAGGAGAAAACATGGAAAATACACTGATCGCCTTTCAGAACGTCTGGAAAACCTATCAGATGGGAGAGTTCCAGGTCAATGCTTTGAAAAATGTGAGTGTGAAACTGGGAAGAGGAGAATTTGCCGCTATAATCGGGCCCTCAGGAAGCGGGAAGTCCACGATGATGAACCTGGTGGGCTGTCTTGACATTCCTTCTCAGGGCAAAATTTTCCTTAGAGGGAGGGATATATCCCGGCTTCAGGAATCGGATCTCGCAGCCCTCAGAGGCAAAACAATCGGGTTTGTTTTCCAGCAGTACAACCTTATTCCAGGAATGACGGCTCTTGAAAACGTGCTCTTGCCCCTGGAAATTCAAGAAATTGAGGACAGAGTTGCAGAAAAAAAGGCAAAGGAACTGCTTGAACTGGTAGGGCTTTCCGATAAGATGCAGAACAAACCTGCCCAGCTTTCAGGGGGGCAGCAGCAGAGAGTTTCGATTGCAAGAGCCCTTGCCTGTGACCCGGAAATCGTCCTTGCAGACGAGCCTACAGGAGCCCTTGACAGCATCACCGGAAAAGAAGTTATTTCAATTCTTTACAGACTCTGGAAGGAAAAAGGAAAAACGGTAGTTATGGTCACTCATGATATGCACCTTGCAGGCTTTGCAAGTCGACATATCCAGCTAAAGGACGGGGAAATGATAAGTGACGGGCCAAATAAAGCACAGATCAGTCCTGAAACATGATCAGAATATCCTGGTGGCCTTAAGGGGAAAAATAAGGTTTTTCAGTCGGGATTGAACTGGAAATTGAACAAATTTCATGTTTATTTTCAAATTGGGTTTCTGATGAAAATCTTCTGAAGAAAATAGGTGGCAAAATTCAGGAAATTAGTAAGTGAACAGTTAAATTGAGGTATCCAAAAATGGGGCTTAAAAACTTTGCAAGTTTTATTTTTTTGATTCTGTTATGTCTGTTATTATGCAGCGGAACTGCCTTTGCTGCAAGCACTCTTGATTCAAACAGGAGTCTTGATAAAGGTATAAGTATTGCCCTGCTCAACCAGGATCCTGATCCCGTAAATCCCGGGGACGTGCTTGAGGTAAGGATCGCTATCGAGAATACAGGGTATAATGACATAGAGAACTGTTATCTGAAAATCGAGCCAGAGTATCCTTTCCGGGCTCTTTCGGGAGAGAATCTTTTAGAGGATATAGGCACTCTCGGGAAACGCTCCGAAGATGACCGCAGAAGGGTCGTCAAGTTTAAAATAGGAGTGGAAAACGACGTAAATGAAGGCAAATATCCTCTCAAAGTCTACTTCTACTCAACAGACAGAAAAAATAAAGTCTCCCTTAACCGGGAACTCACGATCGATATAGACAGCGAGTCAAACGCCGAAATCGAATATATCAGTGTCGAAAAGCTGATTCCCGGAGAGAAAACCACCCTTAGTTTCGGCATAAAAAATGTAGGGAATTCACCCCTGAAGAACTCAATGTTCTCCTGGGAATGCACAAACGACCTGATCCTGCCTGTTGGTTCCAGCAATGTCAAGCATATTAACCTTATTGATGTAGGAGAAACTGCCAATGTCAGTTTTGATGTCCTGACCAACGTAAACACAAAGCCAGGCCTGTACAAGCTGGATATGGTGCTTACCTATGATGACATCGAAGAGCTCCAGACAATTACGGAAGCTGGATATGTTGAAAACCAGAAGCGAAAGACGATCGAAAGCAAGGCTGGAATCTACATCGGAGGTACCACGGATTTTGATATTGCTTTCATGGAAAGGAGTCCTACGGGAGCTTACACATTTTCGGTTTCCAATATAGGAAACAACGGCGCAAACTCAGTCAAGATCTCTATCCCCTCGCAGGAAAACTGGACCGTAACGGACGGAAGTAATTCGGTAATCCTTGGAAACCTGCAAAAAGGAGACATCACGATTGCGGACTTCAACCTTGAACCTAAAAACATAGGCCAGGATCTTCCGATAAAATTTGAAATAACTTATACCTCCAGTGACGGGATGAGACAGGTCGAAGAAAACGTGTTCTCCCTTTATGCCTCCCCGGTCACTCTTCCGGTAGGTTCCAAAATGCAGGAGGA
This genomic interval carries:
- a CDS encoding APC family permease, whose product is MAETKAMGLWAAASIGVGAMVGAGIFSIFGTAVQISGNAVYVSFIIAGLIALLNTYSYAKMGVRYPSAGGPVEFMLKGFGDGILSGGLNILLWVGYVFGLALYAKGFSYYAVTFLPAGSASVWTSFFATAIILAFTAINFRGAKTVGRSELFIVSIKVGILLLFAAAGIFYITPGNLSTSAWPTPKNLFFGAGMVFLAYQGFGLITNAAEDMKNPEKNLPRALYLSVVLVIIIYVSVSLAVIGNLSIPEVQNAQDYALAAAAKPFLGDLGFKIMAFAALFSTSSAINASLYGGANVSYLLAKDGELPEIFERKVWHRSPEGLFITSGLVILCANFLQLEGIGMLASTSLLIVYVAVNVSHLRLLKETGAKSYIIWASLLSSLTFFGVLLYYEFMHSKTTLGLLGFTVFCCFAAEWTYRKYSGRPIKERTS
- a CDS encoding MscL family protein, which produces MGLFSEFKEFLYEYKVIPLAIAFIMGIASTALIKSFVDNIIMPIITPFVPGGGWETATVELGAIVISWGAFLGELVNFIIIAFAVFIIAKKVLQEEKVEKK
- a CDS encoding YihY/virulence factor BrkB family protein, producing the protein MSLGYIGKLITGTIKEWIQDNAKTYSAALAYYFVLSLPSLLLFSVSVGSLFLRSKQIQDVIISNLQGFVDQSVIDMISSLFEYIPEVNSLSIGALIGFVILLWSASNVFRQMKKFLEVAWDIEPAGSSTVKDFIKGSIVSFFVVIVFGGLLALSIIVEGVLYAVSKVFQECCPFPPILARYAGSIASFLILVLFFMLVYRVLPDTKMDLKPVFVGSLVTVILINIGKYAIGFYFSYSNPVSVYGAIGSVVGVFLLIYYISIMITIGAEFTKVYSESRTTAEVKDCSEL
- a CDS encoding pirin family protein; the protein is MANLRRVRKVMRSMPTIEGAGVHLKRVFGFRHVPELDPFLLLDDFHSEKPGDYVMGFPWHPHRGIETITYVLQGKVRHEDSLGNKGVIRPGELQWMTAGSGIIHQEMPEGDKNGILWGFQLWANLPASHKMMNPRYQEIKSNIVPELFMEKGLKIRIICGEVNGIEGPVREIITRPEYLDVTVPPAEKFFHRTVPGYAVFAYVVEGSGNFDREKDTCTFEVEGERYLDPAVDCMIEKENLVFYGDGDSIEVTAGERGVRFLLVAGKPIGEPVAWYGPIVMNTQAELKTAFEEYRKGTFIKHP
- a CDS encoding helix-turn-helix transcriptional regulator; translated protein: MKTRIKEFRARHNLTQEALAKMVGVRRETVVFLEKGKYNPSLKLAYSIARALDTTLDELFIFEDSDFE
- a CDS encoding ABC transporter ATP-binding protein; translated protein: MENTLIAFQNVWKTYQMGEFQVNALKNVSVKLGRGEFAAIIGPSGSGKSTMMNLVGCLDIPSQGKIFLRGRDISRLQESDLAALRGKTIGFVFQQYNLIPGMTALENVLLPLEIQEIEDRVAEKKAKELLELVGLSDKMQNKPAQLSGGQQQRVSIARALACDPEIVLADEPTGALDSITGKEVISILYRLWKEKGKTVVMVTHDMHLAGFASRHIQLKDGEMISDGPNKAQISPET
- a CDS encoding COG1361 S-layer family protein encodes the protein MGLKNFASFIFLILLCLLLCSGTAFAASTLDSNRSLDKGISIALLNQDPDPVNPGDVLEVRIAIENTGYNDIENCYLKIEPEYPFRALSGENLLEDIGTLGKRSEDDRRRVVKFKIGVENDVNEGKYPLKVYFYSTDRKNKVSLNRELTIDIDSESNAEIEYISVEKLIPGEKTTLSFGIKNVGNSPLKNSMFSWECTNDLILPVGSSNVKHINLIDVGETANVSFDVLTNVNTKPGLYKLDMVLTYDDIEELQTITEAGYVENQKRKTIESKAGIYIGGTTDFDIAFMERSPTGAYTFSVSNIGNNGANSVKISIPSQENWTVTDGSNSVILGNLQKGDITIADFNLEPKNIGQDLPIKFEITYTSSDGMRQVEENVFSLYASPVTLPVGSKMQEESNESGLFSYKLGLLILLGAVGFFIYKKHQKKLKEKNADGNWQGENSPDEQKPEE